The region AAATCCGTGATCGCAGTTTCGAGCAGCAGCGCTACCGGGCGAGCGGCCTCAATCTGGTGACGGCGGCCATCGTGTTGTGGAACACGGTCTACTTGGAGCGGGCGGCGAATGCGTTGCGTGGTAACGGCAACGGCGTCGATGACGGACTGTTGCAATACCTGTCACCGCTGGGTTGGGAGCACATCAACCTGACCGGCGATTACCTCTGGCGCGGAAGCACCAGGATCGGAGCGGGCAAGTTCACGCCGCTACGCCCCCTGCAAGCAGCTTAGCGTACGATTTTTCCCGAATTCTGAGCCGCCCCCAATCAGAAGGCCCTGGCATAGAGGTAGTCCATTTGCACGGGTATTGGCATGGCGCCGATACGCTGCACGTGCCAGCACAAATCGGGCAAGATAGACCTCAGCTGAAGCGTTCGCTTGAGAGGCTATTACAGAATCGGACGTTGGTCGTAATGGGCTGCGGAGGATGGGACGATATTTTCATGTCAAGCCTCGCCGGTTTGGTGACGGACCCGGGACTGAACCCGGACGTGCTTTGGGCCTTCTACGAATCCGATCCAGGGCGAATCGCTGAGAAATACGACCACGTGTTAGCCAAGCTTGCTCCAGCCGTCGCGCGCTCACGCGTTCAATTCTACACAGGTGTCGATCTTCATACGTTCTTTCCTGGCTTGTGGGATCGCTTAAAGGCTTCAACTGACGCCGATAACCAGCAACACGTTAACGATTTGATGGAGCGACTTCAGGACTTGGATCCTGAGCTGCGAAAGAAAGTATTGGAACAGACGGATCCCTCATTGCTGCAGCGGGTGGAGGAGATCAGGGCGGAGCACGACGCGCTTGAGATGCAACTCCAAGGCGCGCGCGATGCGTCACGAGGCCGGGTTGCGGAACTCGAAGCGCAGGCAGCGCATCTCGCGTCCAACCTGGAGCAAGCGCAATCAGCGCTGACATCGACGCGGCTCGCTCTCATGAGTGCCGCTGTGAAGGATGTGTCGTGGCTGACCGCGATTCGGACTCGCATGATGCCGGCACAACCTGGTCGAGTGCCGTTCCATCACTCGAAGGAAGTTGCCCTGCGCGGTTACAAGGCGGCAGCTGGCGGCCAGCGCGTCGTCCCGGTGTTGCGAGAAGTTACGTGGTCCCTCGTGCCCGATACCGAGAACGGGCTTCATCGCGGCTACAAAGCGGCAACCATATTGAGAGGTGAACACTTCGTACCGGGGGTTGTCGTCACGTACCGTCGCCACAACGAAGATGGGGTTACTTCTGAGAGTGACCATCTTCATTGGCAGCTACCATCTATTTACTTCGGCGACTACCTGGAGCTCGCATCGAGCGACAATGAACCGGAAGCGCAACTGAACTGGCGTGGATATGAGTTTCAGGTCAGGAACCCAGAGGGACACGTTTCGGAATGGATTCGCTTCGCGTACGCTTTTGACGATGTTTCTCTCGAGAAGATAAGAGCCGAGTCCTTTCAGCAGGGTGTCACTTTGCTGAATGCGGGAAAGCCATCTGACGCAGTAGAGCCTCTTCGAAAGGCGTACGTGTTCTCTGATCGAATGCTCGGAATGCACGCGGACGAAACATTTAGCAAAATGTTGGTGTGGCAGCAAGCGCTAGACGACGCTTCACTGTCGAAACTACGTTTTCGCGTCGGCGATGCGCTTAAAGTCACGTCGGGCCCTCATGCCGGAGTCACAGGTTCCGTCGAAAAGCTTATGCTTCGACATCTTCATGCCTATGTCGTCAGGCCGGGAACCGGAGGAGAGTTGATTCAGGTCTCCGATGCGCAGGTCGACAGGGGCGTTACTGTTGATGCTCGATAATTCTGGGAGTGGGTGAAAGTTGGGGGAGCGCGGGTGTAGCTGGAAGCCGTTAAAAAGTCTGGGAGACGAGCGCGCAGCGGGGTATCGTATCCCTAACGACGAGACCAGGAGCCACCATGCGATGCACGATCGTTCTTGAGTTCGATAACGGCGATGGGAGTGTGGTAAAGCGGGTTGAGGTCATGCGGTTGCACAGGCCCATCGAAGACCAGACGCCCGGAGACGTGGGACTGTCACTCAGTGAAGGCAAGTCTTTGCTCAATTGTGTGCAGCAGGAGTTCGTTGTCGAGCAGATCGAACGTTTTTTTGCCTCGCGTAGATCCTGTGTGGATTGCGGCGTCCAGCGTCGCCTGCATGATAATCATTGCTCGGAGATGAAGACCGCGCTAGGAAAGGTTTACTATTGCCGCGAACGATGGAAGGCCTGCAATTGCGGTGCTGACGGCGCAAGATATGTTTCTCCGCTCAAGAACTACCTGACGGAGGCAAGTACCGGTGAACTGAGATGGCTGCACGTGGAGCTTGGCGCCACGATGCCCTACCGGCAAGCCAAGGCCGTCATGGACCTTCTGCTACCCACCTCAGGTCGCGACAATCATGTAACCATTCGCAACCACACCGTGGCCATCGGAAAATCGATACAGCACGCACGGCCGGTGCGTCGGTGGTGCGAGACGGAAAAACCGATTGCGGAGCTTGGCATTGACGTCGGCTATGTCCGTCGCGCACGTTGCAATCGCAAGGGTTCGGGCAAGGAAAATCGCGCAGAAGCCGGGAACCGGTCGTCGTCGATCGCAGTCGTCGTTGCTGCTTTGGGCCAAGCCGGTAAGCAGCCACGAGTGTGGGCTTCCGCGATGCCGCGCACCAGGCGACTGAATCAAGAAATGACACGATTCCTCGAGGACAGCGGATACGGGGATCCTAATGAAGTCGTTGTCCTGACTGACGGAGCTTGGGACCTGGCCGGCGTCGCTAATGATCTCCCATACGATAACGAGTGGATTCTCGATTGGGCACACATCGGGCGGATGTTGCGACGCGTTGAGCAGGCTATCGCGCCTCTGGCATATGGGCGACTCACGGACAGTGGATCAGCGTTTGAACTGTGGGATCTGTTTGTCCGCTTCCGCCACTACGTTTGGGTCGGACGCATAGCGGCCTGGCAGCAGTTTGAAGCTAGACTCGCTCACTTGCTTGATCTACGTGAGACACGAGATCCGGCAGTGAGCAGCCAAGTCAGGAAAGCGAGCTATAGCCTCTCGAATGTGGTCACGTATCTCGACAGCAACGCTGAGTCGCTGATCGACTATCGCACATGGCAATGTGCGGGAGGGCGGATCTCCACCGGCTTCGTCGAATCGTCAATTAACCGAATCGTTGGCCGTCGAATGTGCAAGAGCCAGCATATGCGCTGGAGTCGCGTGGGGGCACACAGTGTCGTGCAATTGCGCGTCGCGTTGTTGAACCAGGAATTCCACGAACTCGCACGACGACAGTTTCCGTGGATTGGACAGCGACGTGTTACGTGGCCTTGGCAACGAACATCCCAGCCTTTTTAACGGCTTCCGCCAACACCATCGAAGATCAGGGTTGCAAAAATGGGGTGGACCATAGATTTTGCACGCTCTCTTTGACAGCTGAGATCCGTTCACCGAACATGACCACGAGCCCGAGGAGAAGTCAGTTTTTTTGAATTAAATCGCATACAAATCGAATTGAGCGTCAACTGGGCCGCATATAGAATGCCTCGAATCAGCTCAGCGGAGCCACCCACCGGTCGAGAGAGGTCAACATGGAAGTCGCTCAAACGTTGGAAATCAGAACGCCGAACAATCCTACACGGATAACCCCCGATTCAAGGTCGGTTAGAATCCCCATCACGCTCGCATTCGGCACATCGACATTGACAGGGGCGTCCTGGAGCAGTTCTTCGGTGAGACGAAGGACGTGAGCATCCAGCACCTCGAGTACGTTCCCTATATGCGCCTCATATTGGCAAAAGAGCTCAATCAATTGCTTGGCGACCAGTTCCCGGATGCTGTGCGCGAGATTCTTCGCTACCGCAAGTCGGGCGCCTGACCGTCAGCGTCAAGGGTGTGACCAACCGCGACGAGGATTACGTGAAGTTCGGCACTGCAATGGGGCACCTTGTCGGTCCGACAAACCATGATGCGATGTCCGGCATCCGCTCCTCGTCTGTCAACTGCAGATCGATAAGCAAAGGGCACCGAAGCCGCTGATTTGTGCTCCGTTCGCATTCCGAACTCCGCAAAGTACGATGTCGGGCTAATATTGCGGTGCTGGCTGCACGCCCACAAACGACTCAGTTGCTTGTCTGTGCAAGAACCTCACTTAGTGATTTGGAGTGTTCGCGGGAGAACGTCGTCATGCATCGTAAAGTCCCATCCACAGCGGCGCTGTCCGCATTCGAGTCGGCGGCGCGCCATCAAAGCTTTACCAAGGCCGCGGACGAACTGGCCGTCACACAAAGTGCCATCTGCCGCCAGATAGGCGGCCTGGAGGATTTCCTCGGACTGAAACTTTTTCGACGCACCCGACGTGGCGTTGTCCTCACGGAGGCGGGCCTGGCCTACAGCCTGAAGGTCGGCGCCCACCTCAACGAGATCGAGCGTGACACGCTCGACCTGATGGCCACGGGCGGGCAGGGCGCGACGCTTGAACTGGCGGTGGTGCCGACGTTTGCAACCAAGTGGCTTTTGCCGCGCATACCGTCATTCACGGTGGAGCACCCTGATATCACCATCAACATGACTGCACGGACCGGGCCGTTTCTGTTCGACGATACGGTATTCGATGCGGCGATTCATGCCGGCACCACAGCGTGGGCCGGAACGGAAGTCCAGTTTTTCATGCACGAAACACTGATTGCCGTATCAAGCCCGAAACTTATCGCACCGCGAACCGCGCTTCGTCGTTCGGATTGGGGACGCTACCCCTTGCTTCAGCAGCGCACTCGCCCCTACGCATGGCGAGACTGGTTCGCCTCGCAAGGTATGGAGGTGAAGGGGGAGATGTCTGGCCCACGTCTTGAATTGTTTTCGATGCTTGCCGAAGCCGCAGCCTCCTGCATGGGAATTGCCTTGATACCGCGCCTGCTTATCGAGGATGAATTGCGGCGCGGTGTGCTGACGCAGGTTTGCTCTTACGAATACCAGAGTGACCGCTCTTACTACCTCATTTACCCGGAGTCGAAAGTGCACAACCGGGGATTGGCTGCTTTTCGGGAGTGGATCGGTGCGCAGGCACAGCCGTGCAACACGCAGGTAAAGCATCTGGCAAGCATCGTCGAAGCAGAGCCGCTTGCCGCAGGAAAGAGTCCTCGCAGATCACCATGACAGGCGCCAAAGAAAATTGACGACGCGACGAGCATCCAAACCCGAGAGGGCTGTGGAATCCAGCTGAACGTTGCAGGCCCAAGCAGCATGTTCGGACCGCAGCAGCGAACCAGTACGGAGGTACGTTGGTTCGGCGAGTGATGACTCAAAATTTGAGCCGCAGACGTTGCTGCACAAGTCGGCTCCTGGAGCCGATTTTCCGTCTCCTTCAATCCACTTTCTCACCACCCGCCTCGAGTGCGATCGCACGCAGACTTGACACGGCCGGCGACGAATCGTTGCGTCTTAGCACCAGATACAGGTCGGAGACGTCCACGACTTCGTAAAGCTCGCGAAATGCGAGCCCCGGCAACTTAATAGTCCTGATGCTGTCCGGAACAACGGCAACGCCGTGCCCAGAAGCAACGTGGACCAGCGCGGTGAGAAAGTCCTTCGTATGAAATTCGGTGTTACGAGTAAATCCTGCCTGCTGACCAATCGTCAGGAGGTGGCGTGTCCTTATCAAAATGAGGCGCAGTACAGAAGTCTGTAGCCAGTTCACGCGTGCGAATTTCCCCTTTGGCAGCAAGGACGTGCTTCTCTGGTAACGCTACAACGAGCTTCTCTCGCAGCAGCAAGATTCTGTCCACTTCGCCAACATTTCCGGCTACCGTTCTCACAATGCAGGCGTCGAGTTCACGGTGCCGTAACAACTGAACCTGCGCGGGACTCTCGAGCGAGTGTAGTGTTGTACGCACCTACGGATACCGTTCGCCGTGTTTCGAGAGCAGTTGCTGAACGACCCCTGCGCATGCGGCCGATATAACGTATCCGACCTCAAGCGCCGACTTGCCCTCGTCCGGCCATCGTTGCGATGCGCCTTGCGTTTTCGGCTGCCGCAAGCGTATTCCTCGCTTCATTAAGAAAAAGGACGCCTGCAGCGGAGAGGGTCACCGATCTCTTCGTTCGGTTAACCAGCTTACGCCGAGTTCGCGTTCCAGCGTCTGGATTTGCATGCTCAAGGCAGACGGAGCAATGTCGAGCATCTCTGCCGCCTTGCCGAAATGCAATTTCTCCGCGAGCGTCACGAAATATCGAAGCTGCCTCAGTTCCATTACAGTGGTTCTGTATCTTTCGGCTTGCCCCGCGTGTGCCCGCTCACGCAGTGCGCGGCCAGATCAGATTACCGGGAGGCGGTGGCGACCGTGCCGTCGCTTGCCACCGGCCGCCATTCAGCAAGTTCGGCCGTATCGCTGCCTAGCTGCGTGCCGCGTCGCTCGCGGCCGAGGAGGATCAACGCCGAGATAACCAAGGATACGGTGCCGGCCACGATCGCCATCCCCATGCCGTAGTCGTCGCCGTGGCGATGGGCAATGTCTGCCTGAATAGTCGCGTTCGCCGAGGCGAGGAGATTGCCCAGCTGATACACGAGCCCTGGGAACGTCGCGCGCACGTCAGGCGGCGACATCTCGTTCAGGTACGCCGGAATCACGCCCCACGCCCCTTGCACGGAAATCTGCATCAGGAAGGCCCCGATTGCCAGCGCGACGCTGCCGCTTGCGAAGGCCCACAGCGGCAGCACCGGCAGCGCGAGTAGCGCCGCAGCGGCGATCGCCTTGCGACGGCCGATCTTCTCCGAGAGCGAGCCGAAAACAATGCCTCCTACGATAGCGCCGATGTTGTAGACGACCGCAATCACGCTAACCGTGTGCGTCGACAACTTGTGCTGCATTAGCAGGAAGGTCGGATAAAGATCTTGCGTGCCGTGACTGAAAAAATTGAAAGCCGTCATCAGCACGATCATGTAGATAGCGAGCTTCCAGTCACGCACCAGCACAGCGAGGATGCCAGGTCGCGCCGTGGTGCGGCCGCGTTCCCACGCCGGCGATTCGGGCACATTGCGGCGGATGAAAAGCACCAGCAGAGCGGGCAGCACGCCGACCATGAACATTCCGCGCCAGCCGATCAAGTCGTGCAGCAGTCCGAACACAAGGGCGGCGAGCAAATAGCCTGAAGGATAGCCGGCCTGCAGAATTCCCGACATCACGCCACGCGATTTCGGCGGAATCGACTCCATCGTGAGCGCCGAGCCAACGCCCCATTCGCCGCCCATCGCCACGCCGAACACGCTGCGCAGAATGAGTAGCATCGTCAGGCTCGAGGCAAATCCCGAAGCGAGGTTTATTAGCGAGAACAGCACGATGTTGCCCACCAACACGGGCCGACGTCCGAAGCGGTCCGCCAAGCGGCCGAAGATCAAAGCGCCGATCGGACGCAAAGCAAGCGTTAGTGCAATCGCAATTGTGACGCTTGAGATTTCGGTATTAAAGGTTTTGGCGATGTCTTTCAGGACAAAAACCATCAGGAAGAAGTCGAAGGCGTCGAGTGTCCAGCCGAGATAACTGGCGAGCGCGACGCTGCGTTGTTGCTTGGTCCATGCCATGTGAGTGTCTCCTGCATAATGGATTAATTGGTATTCAACGCGGCATAGTGTGTCGCGGCGCACGGGCGCGATTGTCAGGCGCGACATGCTGCGCCAGTCGATTCAGGCCACGCGCCGAACAGCCAGGCCCTGCCGTCAGACTGGGCACTAGTCCGTGACGCGGAGTGCCGATGCTCAAGGGCCCTGTTGATCGCAACGTTCATAGGTACGGGCTGCTCGTCGGATCGCGCCCGCGATATCGTCGTCCTGCCGATCTAATCTAGCGGTCCCAGCTGAACGCCACAAACGATTTGTTTGCACGTACCTGTGCAAAAAGCTCACTTCGTCATTTGGAGATCTTCGGGAAAGATCCTCGAGCATTGGTTGAAAGAAAACGGGCGCCTCTTGCCCGACGCGTTGGCGTTGCTGGCCGCCATACACATTGACGAGGAGAGGACAACCGTACACGTTTCGACAGCGGACCACGTAACGCCCGGGGGAAGGGCATCGTAAGAATGCGCACTGGTACGCCCTACGCGAGCGGTACCGAGTTGAATACGGGGTCGACGTTGGCGACGAGCTCGCGGCTCTCGAGGTTATCGCGGTCGTATATGCCGCATGAGTTCCGCTCCATGTGCACTTGCAGCTGTTCGCCGCTCTTCGGCCGGATTTGCGCGCGAGCGCCAACCTTCGCGCACGGCGGTTTGGTCTCCTCGAAGTACCCGTACACTTAGAACCCGTAACAAAATGAATAAGGGGGTTGTTTACTCTCGATGAATGCTGTTAACCTTTTCATTGTTTCGACGACGAAAAGGACATGGCTAAACCCATACTCGACGACGAACTTTGGGCACTCATCGAACCGTTGCTGCCCCCTCCCAAACCAAGGCGAAGCCGTTATCCAGGGCGCAAACCGCTCGATGATCGTGCGTTGCTCACGGGCATCCTGTTCATCCTGCAGACGGGCCTGCGCTGGGACCTGCTGCCGCGTGAGATGGGCTGCGGCAGCGGCATGAGTTGCTGGCGCCGTCTGCGGGACTGGCAGGCTGCCGGCGTCTGGGACCGACTGCATGAAGTCCTGCTCGCAAAGCTGCGCGCGGCTGACCAGATTTGACTGGTCCCGTGTCGTCGTCGATTCCTCCTCGATCCGCGCAGTGGGCGCAGGTCAAAAACGGGACCGAATCCCACGGACCGCGCGCGACCCGGTTCAAAGCACCACCTCATCACTGAAGCGCAGGGCATCCCGCTCGCGGTAATCCTCACGGGCGCCAACCGTAACGACGTTACCCAGCTTCACCCACTGGTTGACGCCATCCCGCCCATTGCTGGCAAGCGCGGCCGGCCGCTCTCGAAGCCCCGCATTGTTCAGGGCGACCGGGGCTACGATCACGACAAATATTGCCGTCCGCTACACGCAGCCGGCATCGTGACTGAAATCGCCCGACGCGGCGAGCCACACGGCAGCGGACTGGGCAAAACACGCTGGGTTGTCGAGCGGACCATTTCATGGCTCCATAACTTTCGACGACTGCGCATCCGCTTCGAACGTCTTGCATTCATCCATGAAGCCTTCATGAAAATCGCCTGCTGCATCATCTGCTGGCGAAAACTGAAGAACTCATTTTGTTAACGCTTGTTAGAGGCCAGTTCAAAAACCCCTGAGGGGGCTGTTTACTTTCTCGGAAAGCTGTTAACCTTGGATGTCTGAACAACGGAACCAAAGGGATGGAAGCGCCGATCATTGATGACGAATTGTGGACACTGATCGAACCGTTACTGCCGCCGCCCAAGCCCCGGCGCAAAGAGCATCCTGGTCGCCCACGCGTATTGGATCGGGCGGCGTTGAATGGCATCCTGTTCGTGTTGAAAACCGGTCTGCGATGGAACCACCTGCCGACCGTATTGGGCTTTGGCTCCGGCGCGACCTGCTGGCGACGACTGAACGACTGGCGCAAAGCAGGAGTATGGGATCGGCTGCACGAACTGCTGCTCGACAAGTTGCGCGAGGCCGGGCAGATCGATCTTTCATACGCTGCCGTCGATTCCTCGTCGGTACGAGCCGTTGGGGCGGGCGAAAAACTGGCCCGAACCCCACGGATCGCTCGCGACCCGGTTCCAAGCACCACATCCTCGTAGACGCCAATTGCGTTCCCATCAGCGCCATCCTGACCGGCGCGAACCGCAACGACGTCACCCAGTTGCTGCCGCTCGTCGACGCGATTCCCCCGATTCGCGGCGCGCGCGGCCGACCACTTCAGAGACCCAAGGTCATCTATGCCGATCGTGGTTACGATTCCGATCCGCATCGTCAACGATTGCGCGAACGCGGCATCAAACCGGTAATCGCAAGGCGCCGCACTGAACATGGCAGTGGTCTGGGCAAATTCCGTTGGGTCGTTGAACGGACTCACTCGTGGCTCCACAACTTCCGTCGTCTTCGCATACGCTTCGATCGTCGAGCTGACATTCACGAAGCATTCTTGAAATTCGGCTGCGCCCTCGTTTGCTGGAATATCTTCAGGCGTACGGAGCAGCCTTTTTGAACTGGCCTCTAAGGCTGGTTGCTGTCACGACGTCGCGAGAATTTTGCCCCCCCGCTTCGAATCGCGTACCGACATTATTCCCGATGGCAACCATCATGAACATCGAACTCAACACGATCGAGCAGCAGATTCGCCCCTGGATACGTGCTGAACCTGCTGTCGCTCGTCAAGGGTGGGCATACCGTTCCAGCGATTTACGGTGCATTGCATTCGCTGACTTGGATTTTCTGCTTTCCTACTCAGATCTGATGTATCCCAACAACGCCGTGTTACTGAGTACAGCCGGGAATCACGCGCGCTGGCTCAGGAAAGCATAGACCGGCACTACGACACGATCCCATGACCACACTCAAAAAAATGCCGCTGATCGAACTCAGTGCCAAAGATCTGCCTGCTTTCTGCCCGACCCCGCAGATGCCGCGCTGGAGCGACCATCCGCGTGTATTTCTCGACGTCACTCACGGCGAGACGCGCTGCCCTTACTGCGGCACGCGTTACAAGTTGCTCGGAGGAGAGGTGGTCAGAGGCCACTAGCTTTTCGGCCCTGAACAATTCGCTTCTCGTTGCGCCGACGTCATACCATAACGTTGGTGGCGATGTTGCGGGCGAACAAAACCGCGAGAACGGAGACCCAAAGAAGCCGCGGATTCCTCACGATTATCCGGAGGTTGTGGCCGGCGCTGAACGGCACCAAGTGCAGCGGATCGCCGAGCGTGCCTTTGAGCCAGCTTCGATTTAGTTGTCCGTTTGTTTTCATGTGGCCGATGGCCGGCTCGATTGCGCTGCGCCGTCTGTTCCAGCGCTTCAGTCAGCGTGTGACCGTCGTGCGGATTGCCCGGCATTGAGCGCATGCCAACTACCCGTCCTTCCTTTTGGCTCGTCATGGTCGACACCTTCACGCCATATAAGGTCGCCCCCGGTTTGCCAGGTCACCTCTGATTTCCGGATCTTGACGTGACGCCTACCTGAGTGGACTTCTGTTAGCCGTTCACGGGCGGGCACGAGTGCACCACCAACACACGATCGATCACCTTGTGCCTTGAAACGTCGCTACAGATAGCGAAAAATAGAACCATCGAGCCGAGACTAATATGCGCAACGTAACGGAGAAAAAAACTGCCAAGCCGGTCACTGAGCCCGCCAAGCGCAGTCGCGGGCGGCCGCGAAAGCCGGATGCCTTGACCGCGGCGCAGCGGCAGGCCGCGTACCGGCAGCGAAAGCGCGAGGCCTCAATTAACGTGATAGTAACGGAAAATTGCGATCTCGGGCATCAGGTGCAGAGCTCGGGCGCCGAGCTGGATCAGACTTCGGCCGCCGCAGAATCGCATGAGCGTCAGCTTTCGGTGCGGTGACCAGCTCGAACAGGCCGAGGCCGAAATTGAGCACCCTGAAGGCCGCGATAGCCGGTAACGAAAGTGCATTGGGCCTCGAGGTGATGCTCAAACTGCTTGCAACGGCGTCCGCGCGCAAGCCTCTCATGGCCGACCACTAGCCATTCGCGAATCTGACGTCGGGAACAACTGCGTGGCCAGTGCATCGGGCGTCTCGGATGAACAGGGTGGCCGCCGCGCTTGCAGGCAATCTGACCTAGGATCCAGTTAAGCCGAGAGCCGGCTTTGGGGCCGGGCAGGAGGTAGATTTCCGTCGACGAGCGGTTCGACTCGTCGCGCTGAACTTCTTTCGATCGGACTGGCTCAGCGGCGGCTTCGTCCTCCGCCAGGTGCATCGTCTTGCTGGTAGCGACTGCCCGGAGCGCCCGGCATTCTCGGGCACGCTTGATATCGGACAGCAACCGTACGAGATGTCGCGTTTTGGCTTTCATCTCTTCCCTCCTGCCGCCGTGCACAACAAGCGGACGAAACTATATGAACCTTAGTCCGTCGAGGCTGGCCATTCAAGGAAACACACCGTTTCGCCGCACGCGTTCATGTAAATAGCAACGGCACGGCAACGCCCACGCGTGGGCGTTGGCGATCCGGTCGCGGGATCATTTTTTGGTTTCAGCAGTCACTGTCACGTTGACGGTTTGAGGACACAGTAGGCGTGTGGAACACTCTCCTTTCTCAGAAAGCAGACGGATCTTGGGTGAGCCGGGTGAAACGCTGCCACGCAGAAGAGCGTTCGGCGAGCTGTTTGCGGTTAAACCTTGTCAATTGCTACGTCACCCGGCCTGAAACGCGATCGCATGGGCGAATGAGCGAACTACTCAACGAGTCAGACTGTGATCGACCGGCATAGTGGTACGTCAGGCCCTCTTACGTGGTCGAGATGGTCGCGTAAGATTGTGCGATGAAGAAGACAAAATCGCTCTATCACGCTCATCGCCTTCCCGACGCAGTCAATAGCTGCGTCGTGCGCCAGTAGTTCCGGCTCCAGCCTCGACTTCGTGACATCGAACAGTTACTGTTCAAGCGTGGAGTGGCTAACAGTTAAGAAACGGCTCGGCGCTGGCGTGATAAATCCGGTGGGGGTCCGCGCATCGCGTAAGTCGGTGCGTCGCAAGCCCGGCTCGACTTGGTATCGCGACGAGATATTTGTGAGGTTGCGCGGCGAGCCTTACCTGCTGTGGCGATCAGTTGATCAGCACGGTGCCGAACTCGGTACCCCGCTGCATAAGCGTCACGACAAGGCTGCAACCCGGCGGTTTTCCAAGCCCGTGTTCGCCTCTTGTCCCGAAGTGCCGCGGAAGGTTGTGACTGAACAGCGGCACAGCTACTCGGCGGCAAAGGCAGAGATCCCTTGTGTTGATTTGCAGCGAATTCTCGCCCGGTGGGGGTGCGGCTAAATACTTGGACTGGTTTATGCTGCCATTCCCAGGCTCTCCCGGTATTCGAGCGGGCTGAGAGCGCCTAGCGAGACCTTGATCCGCTTTGCGTTATACCAGCGGATGTAAGAGTCAAGTACCTCAATGAATTGGTCAACGGTCGTAGCCCGCCAGTCCCGGGGATGGAACCACTCCGTTTTGAGCCGACCGAAGAAGCCTTCGCAGGCCGCGTTATCGGGTGAGCATCCTTTGCGTGACATCGAGCGAACCAGCCCGGCATCGCGCATCCGTGAGAGCCATCCGGGCCAGCGATAGTGCGCCCCGCGATCAGAGTGGACCACAGGCCGTTTATTGCTGTTGGCTACCGTCTTGATGCCCTCATCAAGCATGGTATTCACGAGTTCGGCATCCGGCCGCGTGCCGATTGTCCAGCTCACCACGAGACCATCGAAGCAGTCGATCAACGGAGACAGATACACCTTGCCGGCTGGGATCTGGAATTCGGTAATGTCGGTGAGCCACTTCTCGTTCGGGGCTCCTGCACGGAAGTCACGATTGATGACGTTCTCCGGCGCTGGGCTTATTTCTCCGCCGTAGGAGCGGTAGCGACGTCGTGTGGCCGTGGCAGCGGCCAGCCCTCCCTGCCTCATCAAACGTCGCACCACTTTCTCCGAAATAATGACTTTCTGCCTGCCCAGTGCCGCGCGTATCCGACGATAGC is a window of Paraburkholderia phytofirmans OLGA172 DNA encoding:
- a CDS encoding IS5-like element ISRme6 family transposase (programmed frameshift), yielding MEAPIIDDELWTLIEPLLPPPKPRRKEHPGRPRVLDRAALNGILFVLKTGLRWNHLPTVLGFGSGATCWRRLNDWRKAGVWDRLHELLLDKLREAGQIDLSYAAVDSSSVRAVGAGGKTGPNPTDRSRPGSKHHILVDANCVPISAILTGANRNDVTQLLPLVDAIPPIRGARGRPLQRPKVIYADRGYDSDPHRQRLRERGIKPVIARRRTEHGSGLGKFRWVVERTHSWLHNFRRLRIRFDRRADIHEAFLKFGCALVCWNIFRRTEQPF
- a CDS encoding zinc-finger domain-containing protein is translated as MTTLKKMPLIELSAKDLPAFCPTPQMPRWSDHPRVFLDVTHGETRCPYCGTRYKLLGGEVVRGH